Proteins encoded by one window of Haematobia irritans isolate KBUSLIRL chromosome 2, ASM5000362v1, whole genome shotgun sequence:
- the Oatp33Ea gene encoding organic anion transporting polypeptide 33Ea, producing MATGKLRSRHDQEKLCGLSMWHPEWMQRYATPKMFMAVHSLIGTIQGMSYMYFVVTLTTIEKRFKIPSQTTGIILSGNEISQILLSLILSYIGGQRNRPRWIASGIVFCGLSCFILALPHFIYGAGDDLLQLTKEYYDVHGNNTTNTISLTNSTIKNSQQLCGLLNTSHECESLLSIVPLVLVFLSQFVLGIGNTLYYSLGQSYLDDNIKKKNTPLMLSIAFSFRLIGPIIGFFLGYVALNMFIDPSKTPLIDNKDPRWLGAWWFGWTILGTLMILFSGLIGLFPKELPKKSPILRNSHVPHVLRREELKMDECLPLGRSFSSNTNLNAPVLDKPEFPQLKDFPRALMRLLRNKLLMFNITSGIFYILGASAIMTFLTKYMEVQFHENSQSATIVVGPINILGIVVGFIGSGLILTKKKPSPSKVLMWNVIVGIIAILGQIAYMFLYCSDTIELDQHGSLNLSSSCNMNCGCDDVPYTPVCHELTETTYFSPCHAGCQTWNSDLKYYSNCSCLSSDNETNIITSTIPSLVTEMPSIATTIILKASDTASSIRPISTSTIYQTTTTSNGYYSTTSDIFDDYTTEETLASRSRRSLQKLAMDGLKPGVCLKGCTKAFWIFTIVSMILNWFGSSGRIGNVLVNYRAVATEDKSFAQGLMLMLMSLFGLIPGPIIFGRIIDSTCLKWSKTCTGNGNCQLYDQAAFRVKVNFVSCCFMVIGVFFDVLVWYHGRHMDLYGERETEQLNEIERKNRPITPLLTKKQQN from the exons ATGGCTACAGGCAAATTACGATCACGCCATGACCAAGAAAAGCTTTGTGGCTTATCCATGTGGCATCCAGAGTGGATGCAACGCTATGCCACACCAAAAATGTTTATGGCCGTCCACAGTTTAATTGGTACAATACAGGGGATGTCCTATATGTATTTTGTCGTTACATTAACGACAATCGAGAAACGTTTCAAAATACCAAGTCAAACTACAG GCATTATTCTAAGTGGCAatgaaatatcacaaattttattatcaCTTATACTCTCGTACATTGGTGGCCAAAGAAATCGACCACGTTGGATTGCATCGGGAATTGTGTTTTGCGGTCTATCCTGTTTTATTTTAGCTTTACCACATTTCATTTATGGTGCCGGGGATGATTTGCTTCAGTTAACCAAGGAATATTACGATGTGCATGGGAATAATACAACGAATACAATATCATTGACT AATTCAACCATCAAAAATTCTCAACAATTGTGCGGGCTTTTGAACACATCTCATGAATGTGAATCGCTTTTGTCTATTGTGCCATTGGTATTGGTCTTTCTCTCACAATTCGTATTAGGTATAGGTAATACGCTATACTATTCATTGGGCCAGTCATATTTGGATGATAatatcaaaaagaaaaatacccCACTAATGTTGTCCATAGCATTTTCATTTCGTTTAATAGGACCTATAATTGGTTTCTTTCTGG GTTATGTTGCTTTGAATATGTTCATTGATCCTAGCAAAACTCCACTAATAGACAATAAAGATCCTCGATGGTTGGGGGCTTGGTGGTTTGGTTGGACTATTTTGGGTACTTTAATGATTCTGTTCTCGGGTTTAATTGGTTTATTTCCCAAAGAGCTACCCAAGAAATCTCCCATTCTACGTAATTCCCATGTTCCACATGTTCTACGTCGTGAAGAATTGAAAATGGATGAATGTTTACCATTGGGTAGAAGTTTTTCATCGAATACCAATTTAAATGCTCCTGTTTTGGATAAACCAGAGTTTCCTCAACTTAAAg ATTTTCCTCGAGCCCTTATGCGTTTGCTACGTAATAAATTACTGATGTTCAATATTACCTCaggaattttctatattttgggaGCGTCTGCTATAATGACATTCCTTACGAAATATATGGAAGTGCAATTTCACGAAAACTCACAAAGTGCCACCATTGTAGTGGGACCAATAAATATCCTTGGTATTGTGGTGGGCTTTATTGGATCTGGTTTGATATTAACGAAGAAGAAACCGTCACCCAGTAAAGTTCTAATGTGGAACGTTATTGTGGGAATTATAGCTATATTGGGTCAAATTGCCTATATGTTTTTATATTGTAGTGATACAATAGAATTGGATCAGCATGGAAG CCTAAATCTCTCCTCCTCGTGTAATATGAATTGTGGCTGTGATGATGTTCCCTATACACCAGTTTGTCATGAGTTAACAGAAACTACTTATTTTTCTCCCTGTCATGCGGGTTGTCAAACATGGAATTCTGATCTCAAG tattactcaaattgttccTGTTTATCCTCTGACAATGAGACCAACATAATAACTTCAACAATCCCATCATTAGTAACAGAGATGCCCAGCATTGCTACCACTATAATTCTAAAAGCCTCTGACACCGCCAGTTCAATACGACCGATAAGTACAAGTACAATATATCAAACTACCACAACCTCCAATGGATACTATTCCACCACTAGTGATATATTTGATGACTATACAACCGAGGAAACATTAGCATCGAGATCAAGGCGATCATTGCAGAAACTTGCAATGGATGGTCTTAAACCGGGTGTCTGCTTGAAAGGTTGCACAAAAGCCTTTTGGATTTTTACCATAGTATCAATGATCCTAAATTGGTTTGGCTCTTCCGGTCGAATTGGCAATGTTTTGGTCAACTATCGAGCTGTGGCCACTGAAGATAAATCTTTTGCCCAGGGTCTTATGCTTATGCTGATGAGTTTGTTTGGTCTTATACCAGGACCAATTATATTTGGCCGTATTATAGACTCAACCTGTTTGAAATGGAGTAAAACGTGTACGGGAAATGGCAATTGTCAATTGTATGACCAGGCAGCGTTTCgagtgaaagtaaattttgtatcATGTT GTTTCATGGTTATTGGAGTATTTTTCGATGTCCTAGTATGGTATCATGGTCGccatatggatttatatggtgAAAGAGAAACCGAACAATTGAATGAAATAGAACGTAAAAACAGACCGATCACACCTTTGCTAACGAAGAAACAGCAAAACTAA